The proteins below come from a single Pseudarthrobacter sp. SSS035 genomic window:
- a CDS encoding acyl-CoA desaturase, which produces MSVVSESKKVSNTAPTGAAKTRPGALAESGSPLVRPPAAAHLTDEQVAELGRELDAIRDEILAKRGASDAAYIRRMIKIQRGLEISGRAALLVSKNKAAWVTGTTLLSFAKILENMELGHNILHGQWDWMRDPDIHSTTWEWDFVTPSRAWQHTHNDLHHRWTNVVGKDNDVGYNLLRMDENQPWQPHNLGNPLYNAILSPLFEWGIAIYDLELAEYQAGKKSKEALVKDLKALGRKVVTQFTKDYAATPAVAMLTGSGKQALYGTLTANAVRNVWAHAVIFCGHFPEGTDTFTEEMVEGETRGDWYVRQMIGSANISGSKFMHLMTGNLSHQIEHHLFPDLPSNRYAEVAPRVREICQRYGLKYTTGPLLKQVGSSWAKVFKLALPGKAARA; this is translated from the coding sequence ATGTCAGTAGTTTCAGAAAGCAAGAAAGTTTCCAACACCGCCCCCACCGGAGCGGCAAAGACGCGCCCCGGAGCGCTGGCCGAGTCCGGCAGCCCCCTGGTCCGCCCTCCTGCCGCCGCGCACCTTACCGACGAACAGGTGGCTGAGCTGGGCCGCGAACTCGACGCGATCCGCGACGAAATCCTGGCCAAGCGCGGCGCCTCCGACGCCGCCTACATCCGCCGCATGATCAAGATCCAGCGCGGGCTGGAGATCTCCGGCCGCGCGGCACTGCTGGTCAGCAAGAACAAGGCAGCCTGGGTCACCGGCACCACGCTGCTGAGCTTCGCCAAGATCCTGGAAAACATGGAACTGGGCCACAACATCCTCCACGGGCAGTGGGACTGGATGCGGGATCCTGACATCCACTCCACCACGTGGGAGTGGGACTTCGTCACCCCGTCGCGCGCCTGGCAGCACACGCACAACGACCTCCACCACCGCTGGACCAACGTCGTAGGCAAGGACAACGACGTCGGGTACAACCTCCTGCGCATGGACGAGAACCAGCCGTGGCAGCCCCACAACCTGGGCAACCCGCTGTACAACGCCATCCTTTCCCCGCTCTTCGAATGGGGCATCGCCATCTACGACCTTGAGCTTGCTGAGTACCAGGCAGGCAAGAAGTCAAAGGAAGCGCTCGTCAAGGACCTTAAGGCTTTGGGCCGCAAGGTAGTCACCCAGTTCACCAAGGACTACGCCGCCACCCCGGCGGTCGCCATGCTGACCGGTTCCGGCAAGCAGGCGCTCTACGGCACCCTGACCGCCAACGCTGTCCGCAACGTGTGGGCACATGCCGTGATCTTCTGCGGCCACTTCCCGGAAGGCACTGACACCTTCACCGAGGAAATGGTGGAAGGCGAAACGCGTGGTGACTGGTACGTCCGCCAGATGATCGGCTCCGCCAACATCTCCGGTTCCAAGTTCATGCACCTGATGACCGGCAACCTGTCGCACCAGATCGAGCACCACCTCTTCCCGGACCTGCCGTCCAACCGGTACGCCGAGGTAGCTCCGCGGGTCCGCGAGATCTGCCAGCGTTACGGCCTGAAGTACACCACGGGTCCGCTGCTGAAGCAGGTGGGATCGTCCTGGGCGAAGGTCTTCAAGCTGGCGCTGCCGGGCAAGGCTGCCAGGGCTTGA
- a CDS encoding AAA family ATPase yields MNQTDFAIFLNGSYGVGKTSTLGHVGDLLAEASMPFSLMDVDWFHRSWPPGEHDPNNTITEAANMALVWQNYRRSGPRQLVVSGVLATSQDLERYEAALDMRVRPVRLIADESVMQSRLHSRYTPEQEPALSWHLDRYRDLSLKMEQTNLDEATIDTSTAEPRDAAAHVLRHFFGQDINDRS; encoded by the coding sequence TTGAACCAGACCGATTTCGCCATTTTCCTGAATGGCTCCTATGGCGTGGGCAAGACATCCACATTGGGGCATGTTGGTGACCTTCTAGCTGAAGCATCCATGCCTTTCAGCTTGATGGATGTGGATTGGTTCCATCGATCCTGGCCGCCAGGGGAACATGACCCAAACAACACCATCACCGAGGCCGCCAACATGGCACTGGTGTGGCAGAACTACAGAAGATCAGGCCCCCGACAACTCGTTGTTAGCGGCGTACTTGCAACTTCACAAGACCTTGAACGGTACGAAGCCGCCCTAGACATGCGCGTTCGACCGGTACGCCTCATTGCTGACGAATCCGTGATGCAGTCACGACTTCATAGTCGTTACACACCAGAACAAGAGCCGGCTCTTAGCTGGCACCTCGACCGCTACAGAGACCTCAGCTTGAAAATGGAGCAAACTAATCTTGACGAGGCCACGATTGACACGTCAACAGCCGAGCCTCGCGATGCAGCGGCCCATGTCCTGCGGCACTTTTTCGGACAGGACATAAACGACCGTTCGTGA
- a CDS encoding ferredoxin reductase: protein MIRLRQLAQAASVLTTPLAPEDILALFNPVFSARQLRGVVTRVVQETAQSATIFFRPGRGWHSHLAGQWARIGVELDGVRHWRSYSLSAPAGKDPAITVTDVGAVSGTLVRTTKPGDVLFLAPPQGDFVLPEHPRPLLMVTAGSGITPVMSMIRTLVPRRPDADVVLVHSARTPGDSLFREELAELADQFPNFRLAHWYTGEQGRMDLTNTAELDEICPDWKERAAYACGPDSFLDDAEALWKQASLTAGAPGSDVALAGDPGNLMIERFNTTFAGGVGHDGGLVTFEASDREVDADGDTPLLDVGEDAGVLMPSGCRMGICHSCLTPLLAGQVRDLRTNEVHGEPGQLIQTCVSAAAGPVNLEL from the coding sequence ATGATCCGGCTACGTCAGCTGGCACAGGCGGCTTCCGTACTGACCACGCCATTGGCACCGGAAGATATTCTGGCGCTCTTTAACCCTGTCTTCTCGGCGCGCCAGCTGCGTGGAGTGGTGACCCGTGTGGTCCAGGAAACGGCACAGTCGGCCACCATCTTTTTCCGTCCGGGCCGCGGCTGGCATTCCCACCTGGCTGGCCAGTGGGCGCGCATCGGCGTTGAGCTGGACGGCGTCCGCCACTGGCGCTCTTATTCGCTGAGTGCTCCCGCCGGCAAGGACCCGGCCATCACCGTCACAGACGTCGGCGCTGTTTCCGGAACCCTGGTCCGGACCACCAAACCGGGCGACGTCCTTTTCCTGGCACCCCCGCAAGGCGACTTCGTCCTGCCCGAGCACCCCAGGCCGCTCCTGATGGTCACCGCCGGCAGCGGCATCACTCCGGTGATGTCCATGATCCGCACCCTGGTTCCCCGCCGTCCGGATGCCGACGTCGTCTTGGTGCACTCCGCCCGCACGCCCGGCGACAGCCTCTTCCGCGAGGAACTCGCCGAACTGGCTGACCAGTTCCCCAACTTCCGGCTTGCCCACTGGTACACCGGCGAACAGGGCCGGATGGACCTGACCAACACGGCCGAGCTCGATGAGATCTGCCCGGACTGGAAGGAACGGGCCGCTTACGCGTGCGGCCCGGACAGTTTCCTGGACGACGCCGAGGCCCTGTGGAAGCAGGCGTCCCTCACCGCCGGTGCCCCCGGCTCCGATGTTGCGCTCGCCGGCGATCCCGGCAACCTCATGATTGAGCGGTTCAACACCACCTTCGCCGGGGGTGTAGGGCACGACGGCGGCCTGGTCACCTTTGAGGCGTCGGACCGGGAAGTTGACGCCGACGGCGATACTCCGCTGCTCGACGTCGGCGAAGACGCCGGGGTGCTGATGCCCAGCGGCTGCCGGATGGGAATCTGCCACAGTTGCCTGACTCCGCTCCTGGCCGGACAGGTCCGTGACCTTCGCACCAACGAGGTCCACGGCGAACCCGGCCAACTAATCCAAACGTGTGTCTCGGCAGCCGCCGGACCCGTCAACCTCGAACTCTGA
- a CDS encoding arginase family protein: MIAILSAPSNLGLRPPRRGSVPGTAKAPEALREAGLFKRLAQVGAIDAGVVLPGRYVDDDTTRSAGHVRNEAAMAEHAHRLADRLARVIEAGNTPLVVGGDCSVLLGIGLALSRRGRTGLVHVDGHTDFRHPGNSEECASVAGEDLAAAVGLHWPAIANMDGFGPYFPPARTVHIGHRDDDAEASEARRKLGLVVSAQEALAQTPDAIAAAALAVAGAGYWLQIDVDVLDPSVMPAVDSPDPGGFAANELTELLAQLAPWAIGASVTVFDPDLDPDGRYSRVVTDVIADGLARLGAAALPPHPQ; this comes from the coding sequence GTGATTGCAATCCTGTCTGCACCAAGTAACCTCGGCCTGCGGCCTCCAAGACGCGGCAGTGTGCCCGGCACAGCCAAAGCACCCGAGGCCCTAAGAGAAGCCGGTCTATTCAAGCGGCTCGCACAAGTGGGGGCGATTGACGCTGGCGTAGTCCTTCCAGGTCGGTACGTCGATGACGACACCACTCGTTCGGCTGGCCATGTTCGCAACGAGGCTGCGATGGCCGAGCACGCCCATCGACTTGCCGATCGTCTGGCGCGTGTTATCGAAGCGGGAAACACTCCGTTGGTGGTCGGCGGAGATTGCAGCGTCCTACTCGGAATCGGCCTCGCTCTCTCGCGGCGCGGCCGGACTGGCCTGGTTCATGTAGACGGCCACACTGACTTTCGGCACCCTGGCAACAGCGAGGAGTGCGCTAGCGTCGCCGGTGAAGACCTTGCCGCTGCCGTTGGCCTGCACTGGCCAGCAATCGCGAATATGGACGGATTCGGGCCGTACTTCCCCCCTGCTCGTACCGTCCACATAGGGCACCGAGACGATGATGCAGAGGCTTCCGAAGCGCGTCGGAAACTGGGCCTCGTCGTCTCCGCTCAAGAAGCCCTTGCTCAGACCCCGGACGCCATCGCCGCTGCAGCTCTTGCAGTTGCGGGCGCTGGCTACTGGCTGCAGATCGACGTCGACGTACTCGATCCCAGCGTGATGCCAGCCGTAGACAGTCCCGACCCAGGAGGATTCGCCGCGAATGAACTGACGGAACTTCTGGCTCAGCTCGCCCCATGGGCCATCGGGGCGTCAGTGACCGTGTTCGACCCTGACCTCGACCCCGACGGACGGTACTCCCGCGTAGTTACCGACGTCATTGCGGACGGTCTCGCGCGATTAGGTGCGGCTGCCTTACCTCCCCACCCCCAGTAA
- a CDS encoding polyphosphate polymerase domain-containing protein, which yields MSAPAGAGVVSSLSGLPAVGLDELNAEAALQTRVDRKYVVPEDLAQELLATLDAEVRVLEMDGSRCFAYDSVYFDTAQLDSYLLAAHGRRRRYKVRTRTYVDSAISFLEVKTEGAREATVKERIPYDLTDRSRLTAEGLDYVHETLCAAVGGAPAGPLGPVLETRYHRTTLYLPESGSRATIDTDVTWQRPGEQAWVLDGAVILETKSGSASGPLDRHLWAYGIRPSRISKFATGMAALCPDLPANRWNRTLRSTMNLRPAA from the coding sequence ATGAGCGCCCCCGCAGGCGCCGGCGTCGTCAGCAGCCTCAGCGGGCTACCGGCCGTGGGGCTGGACGAACTGAACGCCGAAGCCGCGCTGCAGACCCGGGTGGACCGCAAGTACGTGGTCCCCGAGGACCTGGCCCAGGAGCTCCTGGCCACGCTCGATGCCGAGGTCCGGGTCCTGGAGATGGACGGCTCCCGCTGCTTCGCCTACGACTCCGTGTACTTCGACACCGCACAGCTGGACAGCTACCTCCTGGCCGCCCACGGCCGGCGGCGCCGGTACAAGGTCCGCACCAGGACCTATGTGGACAGCGCCATCAGCTTCCTCGAGGTCAAGACCGAAGGCGCCCGCGAAGCCACCGTCAAGGAACGCATCCCGTACGACCTCACTGACCGCTCCCGGCTGACTGCAGAGGGCCTGGACTACGTCCACGAAACCCTCTGCGCCGCGGTGGGCGGAGCGCCCGCCGGACCCCTCGGGCCGGTCCTCGAAACCCGCTACCACCGCACCACGCTCTATCTCCCGGAATCCGGCAGTCGGGCCACCATCGATACCGACGTCACCTGGCAACGGCCCGGCGAGCAGGCCTGGGTCCTGGACGGTGCCGTGATCCTGGAAACCAAGTCCGGCTCGGCGTCCGGCCCGCTGGACCGGCACCTCTGGGCCTACGGGATCCGGCCTTCCCGGATCTCCAAGTTCGCCACCGGCATGGCCGCGCTCTGTCCGGACCTGCCAGCCAACCGCTGGAACCGGACGCTCCGCAGCACCATGAACCTCCGCCCGGCCGCCTGA
- a CDS encoding DUF4956 domain-containing protein: MTSLIFIAADLAAISILTFVLYLRRHRRRDLVVSYLGMNVGVLAVATALSGSAAGIGLGLGLFGVLSIIRLRSTELAQHEVAYYFSALALGLIAGLGFEPVWLTASLMGLILLVMFVGDHPRVLPAHRHQTVILDQALAEDGELYARLEEVLHGKVHSATVQELDLVNDKTIVDVRYAYTPAAAPAAVAYLPAMTTAAPRHAVPAPPVPFPAEEPVPTSSAPARAAETERAAEPVHASAGAA, translated from the coding sequence ATGACTTCCCTCATTTTCATCGCCGCAGACCTCGCGGCCATTAGCATCCTCACGTTCGTCCTCTACCTCCGCCGCCACCGCCGCCGCGACCTGGTGGTCTCGTACCTGGGCATGAACGTGGGCGTCCTGGCCGTGGCCACCGCACTGTCCGGCTCCGCTGCCGGGATTGGCCTGGGACTTGGCCTCTTCGGCGTCCTGTCCATCATCCGGCTCCGCTCCACCGAGCTGGCGCAGCACGAGGTGGCCTACTACTTCTCGGCCCTGGCGCTGGGACTCATCGCGGGCCTTGGCTTCGAACCCGTCTGGCTCACCGCCTCGCTGATGGGCCTGATCCTGCTGGTGATGTTCGTCGGCGACCACCCCCGTGTCCTGCCCGCCCACCGGCACCAGACGGTCATCCTGGACCAGGCGCTGGCGGAGGACGGCGAACTGTACGCACGGCTCGAGGAAGTCCTGCACGGCAAGGTCCACTCCGCCACCGTCCAGGAACTGGACCTGGTCAACGACAAAACCATCGTGGACGTCCGCTACGCCTACACCCCCGCGGCCGCCCCGGCAGCCGTGGCGTACCTTCCGGCCATGACGACGGCGGCACCCCGGCACGCAGTACCGGCACCTCCGGTGCCGTTCCCCGCAGAGGAACCGGTGCCGACGTCGTCCGCTCCCGCCCGTGCGGCAGAAACCGAGCGTGCAGCAGAACCCGTCCACGCTTCGGCAGGTGCGGCATGA
- a CDS encoding carbohydrate-binding domain-containing protein → MNRFRTALSVTALALAVGLAGCSAAGTATGTSITGTTSSSTGSSNSSTTSGTAQAAVSLDTLAADTHYDADDLTRDAASEVAVTLADGGSKVASGSSSDAVTVDGDTVTISAPGTYRLTGSLSDGQVVVAAGEEDVVRIILDGAEITSSTGSPFVVQSANEAIVFLEDGTSNSLSDASAYADTAEDAPNAALYSQADLTIAGTGSLSVDGNFNDGISSKDGLVLAAGTVTVNATDDGIVGKDYAVLLDGAYQVTAGDDGFKSDNEEDEGRGWVLINGGTLNVSASDDGIKAFNTLTIAAGVTTVEESEEGLEAQHIVMSGGTANVTANDDGVNASGGASTSTSGGGMGGGGEMAVGDYTVDVTGGSLTINAQGDGLDSNGNASISGGTVVVNGPTNSGNGALDVNGELTVTGGTVAAAGSVGMVVTPGTSSTQSGVQVTLGSSVPAGTVVQIADSSGTVVGAFVTTKTTASLVFSSAAITEGEEYTVYTGGTATVSAGVGEGALDGADQVGTVTAGEYTAAQGPGGGGGFGARP, encoded by the coding sequence ATGAACCGTTTCCGCACCGCCCTGTCCGTCACCGCCCTCGCCCTCGCCGTCGGCCTGGCCGGCTGCTCCGCCGCCGGCACCGCCACGGGGACCTCCATCACCGGGACCACCTCCAGCTCGACCGGCAGTTCCAACTCATCCACCACGTCCGGGACCGCCCAAGCCGCGGTGTCCCTGGACACGCTCGCCGCCGACACCCACTACGACGCCGACGACCTCACCAGGGACGCGGCTTCCGAAGTAGCCGTGACCCTGGCGGACGGTGGCAGCAAAGTAGCCTCCGGCTCGTCATCGGACGCTGTAACGGTCGACGGCGACACCGTCACCATCAGCGCGCCCGGCACCTACCGCCTGACCGGGTCGCTGTCCGACGGGCAGGTGGTGGTGGCCGCCGGCGAGGAGGACGTGGTCCGCATCATCCTGGACGGCGCCGAGATCACCAGCTCCACCGGCTCGCCGTTTGTGGTCCAAAGCGCCAACGAAGCCATCGTGTTCCTGGAGGACGGCACATCCAACTCCCTGAGCGACGCGTCCGCGTATGCGGACACCGCCGAGGACGCCCCGAACGCGGCGCTGTACTCCCAGGCGGATCTCACGATCGCCGGCACCGGATCGCTGAGCGTGGACGGTAACTTCAACGACGGCATCTCCTCCAAGGACGGCCTGGTGCTGGCCGCCGGCACCGTCACCGTGAACGCCACGGACGACGGGATCGTGGGGAAGGATTACGCGGTCCTGCTCGACGGCGCGTACCAGGTCACCGCCGGCGACGACGGCTTCAAGTCGGACAACGAGGAGGACGAAGGCCGCGGCTGGGTCCTTATCAACGGCGGCACCCTGAACGTCAGCGCCAGCGACGACGGCATCAAGGCCTTCAACACGCTCACCATCGCCGCCGGCGTCACCACCGTGGAGGAGTCTGAGGAAGGCCTGGAGGCCCAGCACATCGTCATGTCCGGCGGCACGGCCAACGTCACCGCGAACGACGACGGCGTGAACGCCTCGGGCGGGGCCTCCACCTCCACTTCCGGTGGCGGGATGGGCGGGGGCGGCGAGATGGCCGTGGGCGACTACACCGTGGACGTCACCGGCGGCTCGCTGACCATCAATGCTCAGGGCGACGGCCTGGACTCCAACGGCAACGCCAGCATCTCCGGCGGCACCGTCGTCGTCAACGGCCCCACCAACTCCGGCAACGGGGCCCTGGACGTCAACGGCGAGCTGACCGTCACCGGCGGCACTGTTGCGGCGGCCGGCAGCGTGGGAATGGTGGTCACGCCGGGCACCTCCTCGACGCAGTCCGGCGTGCAGGTGACGCTCGGGTCATCGGTTCCGGCCGGCACCGTGGTGCAGATCGCTGACTCCAGCGGCACTGTGGTGGGTGCTTTCGTGACCACCAAGACGACGGCGTCGCTCGTGTTCTCCTCGGCAGCGATCACCGAGGGTGAGGAGTACACCGTCTACACCGGCGGCACGGCCACGGTCAGCGCCGGCGTAGGCGAGGGTGCCCTGGACGGCGCCGATCAGGTGGGCACCGTGACGGCCGGCGAGTACACCGCAGCCCAGGGCCCGGGCGGCGGGGGCGGCTTCGGCGCCCGCCCCTAA
- a CDS encoding LLM class flavin-dependent oxidoreductase has protein sequence MQRIGFLSFGHWGPGQGSRTRTAGEALRQGIELAVAAEDLGIDGAFFRVHHFARQQASPFPLLAAIAARTSRIEIGTGVIDMRYENPLYMAEEAAATDLISGGRLQLGISRGSPEPARNGAASFGHKPAEGETDADMAHQHTAQFRHAISGAGVAEADPRYAGGAIGLLPVQPQSPGLTERIWWGAGSRNTAVWAAGLGMNLMSSTLLTEDTGVPFDQLQAEQIQLFRDAWAAAGHSHQPRVSVSRSILPIVDDEDSRYFAGSALRDSRDQVGVIDGLTARFGKTYAGAPDVLAERLAADAAVQAADTLLVTTPNQLGVDFNAKMLGNIARYIAPAVGWTPARS, from the coding sequence ATGCAACGCATCGGATTCCTGTCCTTCGGCCACTGGGGCCCCGGCCAGGGCTCCCGCACCAGAACCGCCGGCGAGGCCCTCCGCCAGGGCATTGAGCTGGCGGTGGCCGCCGAGGACCTCGGAATCGACGGCGCCTTCTTCCGGGTGCACCACTTCGCCCGTCAGCAGGCCTCGCCCTTCCCGTTGCTGGCAGCCATCGCCGCCCGGACCAGCCGGATAGAGATCGGCACCGGCGTCATCGACATGCGGTACGAAAATCCGCTGTACATGGCCGAGGAAGCCGCGGCCACGGATCTGATCAGCGGCGGCAGGCTGCAGCTGGGCATCAGCCGTGGTTCACCCGAGCCCGCCCGGAACGGGGCCGCTTCCTTCGGCCACAAACCGGCAGAAGGGGAGACCGACGCGGACATGGCCCACCAGCACACAGCCCAGTTCCGGCACGCCATCAGCGGCGCCGGCGTGGCCGAGGCGGACCCGCGCTACGCCGGGGGAGCCATCGGCCTGTTGCCGGTCCAACCGCAGTCGCCGGGCCTCACAGAGCGGATCTGGTGGGGCGCCGGAAGCCGCAACACCGCCGTGTGGGCGGCTGGCCTGGGCATGAACCTGATGAGCTCCACCCTGCTCACCGAGGACACCGGCGTCCCCTTCGACCAGTTGCAGGCGGAGCAAATCCAACTCTTCAGGGACGCCTGGGCCGCGGCAGGACACAGCCATCAGCCGCGGGTCTCTGTCAGCCGGAGCATCCTGCCAATCGTGGATGACGAGGACAGCAGGTACTTTGCGGGCAGCGCGCTGCGGGACAGCCGGGATCAGGTGGGCGTCATCGACGGCCTGACGGCACGCTTTGGCAAGACCTATGCGGGCGCTCCGGATGTCCTGGCCGAACGGTTGGCGGCCGACGCCGCGGTCCAGGCCGCGGACACGCTGCTGGTGACAACGCCCAACCAGTTGGGCGTTGACTTCAATGCCAAAATGCTGGGAAACATCGCCCGGTACATTGCGCCCGCCGTCGGCTGGACCCCGGCCCGTTCCTGA
- a CDS encoding aminoglycoside 6-adenylyltransferase encodes MDYDNAIDTLTAWAKNNENVRAMVMTGSAAAYETHPLSDRDIEIYATDPTPLLADDSWWDHLGDVLVVERLATPGWHPARLVYYIGGKLDLTVISADALQTIRRERPFTVLVDKEGITGSLHLEAAGTSLPDEAAFQEQLNWGYAAALMCAKAIVRDEPWSGKIRDRDLKASLLTFIEWDHHVRHGLDHDVRFLGSRMRQWMDADTQQALEQCWGHFDAADSAKALRASIALFAKLGRRISDSVGFRPFNHDRVHREVEAVLEMHPYAR; translated from the coding sequence GTGGACTACGACAACGCAATCGATACTCTGACCGCATGGGCCAAGAACAACGAGAACGTGCGGGCGATGGTGATGACTGGTTCAGCCGCAGCGTATGAGACGCACCCCCTGTCGGATCGCGATATCGAGATCTACGCTACGGACCCGACACCGCTCCTTGCAGATGATTCCTGGTGGGATCACCTCGGGGACGTGCTCGTTGTCGAACGCCTGGCTACTCCCGGCTGGCACCCGGCTCGTCTGGTGTACTACATCGGAGGCAAGCTGGACCTGACCGTTATCAGCGCTGACGCGCTGCAAACGATCCGCCGTGAGCGGCCCTTCACCGTCCTCGTGGACAAGGAGGGTATTACCGGTTCACTGCACCTGGAGGCGGCGGGGACTTCGTTGCCCGACGAAGCGGCATTCCAGGAGCAACTGAATTGGGGGTACGCGGCTGCACTGATGTGCGCAAAGGCAATCGTCCGGGACGAGCCATGGTCAGGCAAGATTCGGGACAGAGACCTGAAAGCATCCCTGCTGACTTTCATCGAGTGGGATCATCACGTGCGTCACGGGCTTGACCACGATGTGCGCTTCCTGGGCTCCCGCATGCGGCAATGGATGGACGCCGACACTCAGCAAGCGCTTGAACAGTGCTGGGGGCATTTCGACGCAGCGGACTCTGCCAAGGCCCTGCGCGCTTCGATCGCCTTGTTCGCCAAGCTCGGCAGGCGCATCTCAGACAGCGTTGGCTTCCGGCCCTTCAACCACGACCGTGTCCACCGCGAAGTCGAAGCCGTCCTCGAAATGCATCCGTATGCCCGCTAA
- a CDS encoding alpha/beta fold hydrolase gives MAFVTVGTENSTDTELYYEDHGSGQPVVLIHGYPLDGSSWEKQTTALLEAGYRVITYDRRGFGKSSKTTRGYDYDTFAADLKTLLESLDVNNAVLVGFSMGTGEVARYLSTYGSARVARAVFLGSLEPFVLKTEDNPEGVPQDVFDGLTEAVTADRYAFFTEFFRNFYNSDTFLGTPRLSQEVLDASWKIAAGAGATASVAAQPTWLTDFRGDIPRIDVPALIVHGTEDNILPIDVTGRRFAKALPSAEYVEIDGAPHGLLWTHAAEVNEALLAFLKKQTG, from the coding sequence ATGGCATTCGTCACCGTTGGAACCGAGAACAGCACCGATACCGAGCTCTACTACGAAGACCACGGGAGCGGCCAGCCCGTTGTCCTGATCCACGGCTACCCGCTGGACGGATCCTCCTGGGAAAAGCAGACCACCGCCCTTCTGGAGGCCGGCTACCGCGTGATCACCTACGACCGCCGCGGCTTCGGCAAGTCCAGCAAGACCACCCGCGGCTACGACTACGACACGTTCGCCGCCGACCTCAAAACCCTCCTGGAATCGCTGGACGTCAACAACGCCGTGCTGGTGGGCTTCTCCATGGGTACCGGCGAGGTTGCCCGTTACCTGAGCACGTATGGCTCCGCCCGGGTGGCCCGCGCAGTGTTCCTCGGATCGCTGGAACCGTTCGTCCTGAAAACCGAGGACAACCCGGAAGGCGTACCGCAGGACGTTTTTGACGGGCTCACCGAAGCCGTCACCGCGGACCGGTACGCGTTCTTCACGGAATTCTTCAGGAACTTCTACAACTCGGACACCTTCCTGGGCACGCCACGCCTCAGCCAGGAAGTCCTGGACGCCAGCTGGAAAATCGCCGCAGGAGCCGGCGCCACCGCATCAGTCGCCGCGCAGCCCACCTGGCTGACCGACTTCCGCGGCGACATCCCCCGGATCGATGTCCCCGCGCTGATTGTCCACGGCACCGAGGACAACATCCTCCCCATCGACGTCACCGGCCGCCGGTTCGCCAAGGCCCTGCCGTCGGCGGAGTATGTGGAGATCGACGGCGCCCCGCACGGGCTACTGTGGACGCACGCCGCGGAAGTCAACGAAGCCCTGCTCGCCTTCCTGAAGAAGCAGACCGGGTAA
- a CDS encoding YnfA family protein, translating to MAVAKTTVLFILAAAAEIGGAWLVWQSVREGKDWWWAGLGVIALGLYGFVATLQPDAHFGRILAAYGGVFVAGSLAWGMVFDGFRPDRWDIAGSVICLVGVAVIMFAPRNAG from the coding sequence GTGGCGGTCGCCAAAACGACCGTGCTGTTCATCCTGGCCGCTGCTGCCGAGATTGGCGGCGCGTGGCTCGTGTGGCAGTCAGTCCGTGAGGGCAAGGACTGGTGGTGGGCAGGGCTGGGAGTGATTGCCCTGGGCCTCTACGGTTTTGTGGCCACCCTGCAGCCGGATGCCCATTTCGGCCGGATCCTTGCCGCCTACGGCGGCGTGTTTGTGGCTGGTTCGCTGGCGTGGGGAATGGTCTTCGACGGTTTCCGCCCGGACCGGTGGGACATCGCGGGCTCCGTCATCTGCCTGGTCGGGGTGGCTGTGATCATGTTTGCCCCGCGAAACGCGGGCTGA
- a CDS encoding lytic transglycosylase domain-containing protein — protein sequence MLRLKRLAVFCVFAICVVTALAFWARGQSGADARGALLPPPRSEAKFETSSTGLTTAVNITRNADAEWLNLAAAQTGIPARALRAYVGAASAVNHSAPGCGIGWNTVAAVGFIESAHGAYGGGSLTPAGQASGPIMGPSLDGNGFAAIADTDAGVLDGDARWDRAVGPMQFIPTTWELAGRDGNGDGIADPFNIDDAALSAAGYLCAHGRDLTTANGWTRAIYSYNQSDSYVDQVRRQATSYAGKTGTSG from the coding sequence GTGCTCCGACTCAAACGCCTTGCGGTTTTCTGCGTGTTCGCGATTTGCGTCGTCACCGCGTTGGCATTCTGGGCACGCGGACAGTCCGGCGCGGATGCCCGGGGAGCCCTTCTTCCGCCGCCCCGGTCAGAGGCGAAATTCGAAACGTCCTCCACCGGCCTTACCACTGCCGTGAATATCACCCGGAACGCGGACGCTGAGTGGCTCAACCTGGCTGCCGCACAAACCGGTATACCCGCCCGCGCGCTTCGGGCCTACGTGGGTGCGGCCAGCGCGGTCAATCATTCCGCTCCGGGGTGTGGGATCGGCTGGAATACGGTGGCGGCGGTCGGCTTCATCGAATCCGCCCACGGAGCTTACGGCGGCGGAAGCCTGACTCCCGCAGGGCAGGCGAGCGGGCCAATCATGGGCCCGAGCCTGGACGGCAACGGCTTTGCCGCCATCGCTGATACGGACGCCGGCGTCCTGGACGGAGACGCTCGCTGGGACCGCGCCGTCGGGCCCATGCAGTTCATTCCCACTACCTGGGAGCTTGCGGGACGGGACGGGAACGGTGACGGAATTGCCGATCCCTTCAACATCGACGACGCCGCCCTCAGCGCCGCCGGCTACTTATGCGCCCACGGCCGCGACCTCACCACCGCAAACGGATGGACTCGGGCCATCTACTCCTACAACCAGTCCGATTCCTACGTGGACCAGGTGCGCCGCCAGGCCACGTCCTACGCAGGAAAGACGGGCACAAGCGGATAA